tctctcTGACCGTCTCTCTGACCGTCTCTCTGAGCGTCTCTCTGAGCgtctctcagaccgtctctcTGACCGTCTCTCTGACCgtctctcagaccgtctctcagaccgtctctctgagcgtctctcagaccgtctctcagaccgtctctcagaccgtctctcTGAGCGTCTCTTAGACCGTCTCTCTGAGCgtctctcagaccgtctctcagaccgtctctcTGACCGTCTCTCAGACCATCTCTCTGACCgtctctcagaccgtctctcagaccgtctctcTGACCGTCTCTCTGACCGTCTCTCTGACCGTCTCTCAGACCATCTCTCTGACCGTCTCTCTGACCgtctctcagaccgtctctcTGACCGTCTCTCTGACCgtctctcagaccgtctctctgagcgtctctcagaccgtctctcagaccgtctctcagaccgtctctcagaccgtctctctgagcgtctctcagaccgtctctcagaccgtctctctgagcgtctctcagaccgtctctcagaccgtctctctgagcgtctctcagaccgtctctcAGACAGTCTCTCTGACCGTCTCTCTGACCGTCTCTCAGACAgtctctcagaccgtctctcagaccgtctctcAGACAGTCTCTCTGACAGTCTCTCTGACCGTCTCTCTGACCgtctctcagaccgtctctctgaccgtctctcagaccgtctctcagaccgtctctcagaccgtctctcTGACAgtctctcagaccgtctctcagaccgtctctctcagaccgtctctcagaccgtctctcagaccgtctctctcagaccgtctctcTGCAGACCGTCTCTCTGCAGACCGTCTCTCTGACCgtctctcagaccgtctctcagaccgtctctcagaccgtctctcTGAGCGTCTCTTAGACCGTCTCTCTGAGCgtctctcagaccgtctctcagaccgtctctcagaccgtctctcagaccgtctctcagaccgtctctctgaccgtctctcagaccgtctctcagaccgtctctcagaccgtctctctgaccgtctctcagaccgtctctcagaccgtctctctgaccgtctctcagaccgtctctcagaccgtctctcagaccgtctctcagaccgtctctcagaccgtctctcTGACCAGCTCTCTGACCGTCTCTCTGAGCGTCTCTTAGACCgtctctcagaccgtctctcTGACCGTCTCTCTGACAGTCTCTCTGACCGTCTCTCTGACCGTCTCTCTGACCGTCTCTCTGACCgtctctcagaccgtctctcagaccgcctctcagaccgtctctcagaccgtctctcagaccgtctctctgaccgtctctcagaccgtctctcagaccgtctctcTGAGCGTCTCTCAGCTCGTCTCTCAGCTCGTCTCTCTGAGCGTCTCTCTGAGCGTCTCTCTGAGCGTCTCTCTGAGCGTCTCTCTGAGCGTCTCTCAGACAGTCTCTCAGACAgtctctcagaccgtctctcAGACCGTCCCTCAGACCGTCTCTCTGACCgtctctcagaccgtctctcagaccgtctctcagaccgtctctcagaccgtctctcAGACAGTCTCTCTGACCgtctctcagaccgtctctcagaccgtctctcagaccgtctctcagaccgtctctcagaccgtctctcagaccgtctctctgatctgttatttctcctctcagctctCCTGGTCGGGTTCGTTCTGACGATGGCGAACTTCAGCTTCTTCTCCTCCCTGCTGGCCTTCTTCATCACCTCCTCCAGACTCACCCGCTGGGGCGGagcgcagaagaagaagatagacGCCGACTACAAAGAAGGTGAGGGGGAGAGGAAGTCAGTGTTTGATCTGCGTCAGAATGAACGAGTCctgatctctgtgtttgtgttcaggcgGACAGAGGAACTGGCTTCAGGTTTTCTGTAACGGGGGAGTTCCTGCAGAGCTCGCCCTGCTCTACATGATCGAGGTAAACACACGCCGCTCACCTGAAGACTCAAACGTGACTCATCTGTTCAGTCTGTGTTAACGCGGTCTCTGTGTCCAGGTGGGTCCGGGTGAGATGCCCATAGACTTCAGTAAGCAGTACTCCGCCTCCTggatgtgtctctctctgctggggGCGCTCGCCTGCAGCACAGGGGACACCTGGGCGTCAGAGGTGGGGCCTGtgctcagccaatcacagcccaAACTCATCACCACATGGCAGGAAGTCCCAGCAGGTAAGAAGAGAAGTTTCCCttcaggatcccagtgtgtcagtctaagcctatagcagcagaattaagacctggtccaagcctgatccagctctaactataagctttatcaaaaaggaaagtttgaagcctactcttaaaagtagagagggggtctgcctcccggaccctgactggtagatgattccaaagggggaggggcctgataactgaaggttatTGTAACAGGTGTTGTTAGTGAGACGTTATTTAAAGTGTTGTTCCTGAGAATCTTTGACTCTCAGTCTTTAATGAGGTCAGTTTACTTAAAGCTTCCTCCCTGAGTGTAAACACAGACTCGCTCTCTGTGAGGACGTTTGCATGAAATCAAAGATGACACGGACACAAGAGAAGAAGTCCCGCTCCTCTCTCCTAAAGGTCACTCTTCTCGGAAGTTCTCCTCCTAAATCTGTTTGGTTCCACTCTGCATGAGGTCTAATATTCATCCCTTCATTCCTACAAAGACACGTCTCTTCACTCAGAgcgtctcttcttcttcttctcctcttccaggAACAAACGGAGGAGTAACCACCGTCGGACTGGTCGCCAGCTTCCTGGGCGGCTTTACGGTGGGCGCCGCGTACTTCGTGACGCAGCTCCTGTTCCTCAGCGACCTTCACCTGTCCGACCCACAGTGGCCAATCATGGTGTACGGGGGCGTGGCCGGCCTGCTGGGGTCCATGCTGGACTCGTTCCTGGGAGCTCACATGCAGTACTCAGGTAGGAACGAGTGATAACGGAGGACAGAGTGAGAGcgacagattcagattcagaatcagctgtgttacatacttgattctgattggtcacaagaaaccacataacagcaaaagcaacctgatcacacgtctgatcaaatcactccacagagaGTCCGGCACACTGTGGCACAAACATTAGTTCCTCCACTTGTCTTGGGGTCCAGCTCACCCACTTCTGATACCCCTCACTTAGAAACTGTAGACTCTACTTGGTgtagaaaatgtaatataagctcttttcactttttaaactcCTGAACTTCCACAACTTTTTAAAGAGATCTTACAGCAGGAAGTAATAAAGTCTGGGAGGATGTCCTTATATGGTTTGTTTTGgctctttaaatattttatgaaaCGGCAGATATTCACATTTAAGAGGCtaaaacttcacatttttacatttttgcataAATTtgggccctgtgaggagttttgaactggctgaaaaacagactgaaaaggatactgatgcctctttatgacctttaatagcaaacaagaccatctgcagcaacactgacaccttctctgttgtcatttttaatgcctgaaaccgccctgaggggggtCGGtcccagaccagatgatggacatctcttcagaaacagacttttcatggaaagaatcacattgcctgataatgttgactgttgaacacaacaggatgaggcttttgttgaagacactacttttgcatttacaggacaagagataagaggtatcactttgtccacaagggggcgccagaatcgatacaaaacaaaagttcctcacagcagctttaagctccAAAATATCTCACACATGACGGTGAATTTGAACACTTCAGtacttcatttattcatttacaaacTAACACAGTTACCTTCTTATTATAAGTTTATAATGATGAATGAGGAATACCTGAGTCAAACGTCTGTCCTACAGCTCTCtgttcagtcagctgattaTTCAGAGAGGCTCTGATGATGCATCAGTTTTTATCTTGAATTAATTGCTGACTGTTTTGATGGTTACTACCTCTTAAattcttatttcattatttataaaagtaataataagaataataacagtaataataataaaaaagtagacatatataaatatttaaatattataaaatgaaattataagAATGTAAAagtatataaatgttaatgatatatatatatttatttatttatatatttatataattttcAATTCTTATAatttcattatatatatattatttatgtttatacttttaaattatttcaatttccttatttaataataaataatacatttttttttattggatcATTGAATTAATTCGATCTCCTTCAATATGAATAttttctctgtcctctgtgAGAGTAATCTTATTGGTTCAGTGACAACGAGAGGCTGTCATCTTGTTCTTTGGGAAACATCATGTGAAGAAATTGTTGatctgtaaaaaaagaaagtgaatgCATTTTAAGATGCACCTTGGAGGCTGAAACCCCGTCCACACTCTTCAAATTGTGTGTAAATGTCCCTCAGCTGCTCTGCaccgccctctgctggtcaaaAAGTGACTTACAGTGTAAGTGCTCTGCTTCAGGGTTCCCTCtctttaacatgtttacatcactCTCTCTTCTGGAGAAGTGTTAGTCATCTAACTGATGAATGTGATTTGGACTCAGGTGTTATAGTTCTACAGCTTTTTATCAAACCTTTAATAAgtgagcagaagaagaagaaatgtccTAACAGAAgtcctcatctctctcctcaGGGTTCGACGCGAGTATCGGGAAGGTGGTGGGTTACGAGTCCGCCACGACTCGCCGGATCTGTGGGAAACCGATCTTGGACAACAACGCCGTCAACCTGTTCTCCTCTGTCCTCGTGGCGCTCATCCTCCCCGGCCTGGCGTGGGGAATGTGGCCAAGATAGACTCATAAACATCACCGAGCGAGGAACCGATGGGGGAAATAATCATTCACATAACACGCCGACGGTTCGGTCAAAGAAACATCATCATGGTACATTTACAGAACAACACAGAACAGCTGtgatcaaataaaacacttcttaaactttaaagaggaggaagaaaaactgTTACATCAACTCCACCTGACGTCCGTCTGACTGACAAAACAGATATTATTAATTAGTGTCCTCAAAGAACATTATCTCAATCACAGGAAGGGCAGGCtggaaagaaaattaaagatatTTACTCAAATATTAAAGATCATTTCTCcttattgaaaataaataaacaaagctaGGCAAAGCTGAATTTAGGAAACAAATGTTTAGTTATAATTATGAGAAAGAAAGTCACAATAGTAATTGCTTTAACAAGCGAAAAACTCacattatgaaataaaaagttataATTAAGAGATAGAAAATTTAAACTCTGCAATAAAAAGCCTAAAAATATGTGTGAAAAAGTCCAAATTATGAggtaaaaagtcaaaatgtgtgaataaaatgattttactaagaaataaaaatgttgaagtgATGAAATGAAATTCAAATTTGAGaatgaaagtccaaaatgtGCAGCCGTAAGTCATTATTATgacataaaatgtcaaaattctgagataaaacaTCTACATTTAGAAATTAAATGACATAACTCAGagataaaaatgttgaaatgatgAAATTAAATTCTAATTTAAGAATTAGAGTCCATAATCTGAGAGAATAAGTCATAATTATaggataaaatgtaaaaatgatgacATAAAAAGTCACAATTATAAGATAAACGGTcgaaacacagagaaaatgttcctttatgagacaataaaacaaaatgataataataaatacactaATGAGATAtaatgatgtgaaaaaagtttctTATGAGATAAACagttgaaatgaaaattctCCTTTAGAGATAAAAAGTCCAAACTATGAGATTAACTGTTTAAATGAAGGTTAAAAATCTCTTTATGAGATTAAAAGACAAATATCtgtttatcattatttattaatattacaaGATAACactatatatctatatctatgaTAAATATGCACACACTAATGTTAAAGGAAAGACACACTGGACGTGTTCAGGAGGAGAGACTGATTCAGAGTGAGAGATAACAAGCTGTGACTTTAAGAACAGCTTTGAGTAACTTGTTGGTTTGCTGTTGTGAGCGATGATGCTGAACTCCGAACCTGAACCACGTCAGgtccttaaaaacaaaaaccaacaaCCGCCAAACTACCGACCCCGTCTGAAGAGGAACCCTGTGAAGTGAACCGCGAGGACGCTGTCTCTTTAAGGGTTCAGAGACCAAACAGACTCTATCGTGGTCTGATGATGTTCTTCTTGAGATATATTGATTGTCTTTAAACTCTTTGTTGTCAGCttcttgtgtttgtatgttgtgGATGTGACGGGTCAGAAATGTGATGTTGTGATCTCTGTTGTAAGATAAtaattctggttctggtttagaaaagtgagtttagggatggagagagagatggaagcCCGGACGACTtgcagttgttttatttttgtgatgaGAGGATAAACTTCTCTCTGTGATTATTTCATCCTATCAGGGGCTTGTTGCATTGAaggaaaataatgttttaagtCTTCTTCAGGAAATGTCACACTTAAACGTTGGTGTTAAGATCCTTAATTTGACATCacaatcttcttcttctctgttcttATAATTTGCacttaaatgtttttaagtaTGTTGTTCTGCTGCCTGTATTAAGATTTTAAAGCCTTGATGTGATCAACAGAAGTAAAAAAGGTTAAACTAGGCTTTAATAAATCTGCAGTTACTCTGTGGTCCAGGTCTACTGAGGGATTCAAACCACGCTGAAACTTGATCTGGATCAACACAAAACCAAACGGCTGTGACGATAAAACTACTGAAGAACACGACGTCTCGAACTGCTGTTTAACTTGATCCGTGCTGGTTTCATTTGATGTTTCAGTATTGATGTTGATTGTAGTGAAGGTAGAAAGCTCATCTCATGTCTTCAT
Above is a genomic segment from Notolabrus celidotus isolate fNotCel1 chromosome 21, fNotCel1.pri, whole genome shotgun sequence containing:
- the tmem19 gene encoding transmembrane protein 19 isoform X1, coding for MPRLSASMGSESDVLMKEYLKMMTDMIVLCATLALSLFFWITSLTISSYYGTLQPVSPWRWLFSILVPLVLTIRALKSRSLDKSGALGALLVGFVLTMANFSFFSSLLAFFITSSRLTRWGGAQKKKIDADYKEGGQRNWLQVFCNGGVPAELALLYMIEVGPGEMPIDFSKQYSASWMCLSLLGALACSTGDTWASEVGPVLSQSQPKLITTWQEVPAGTNGGVTTVGLVASFLGGFTVGAAYFVTQLLFLSDLHLSDPQWPIMVYGGVAGLLGSMLDSFLGAHMQYSGFDASIGKVVGYESATTRRICGKPILDNNAVNLFSSVLVALILPGLAWGMWPR
- the tmem19 gene encoding transmembrane protein 19 isoform X2: MGSESDVLMKEYLKMMTDMIVLCATLALSLFFWITSLTISSYYGTLQPVSPWRWLFSILVPLVLTIRALKSRSLDKSGALGALLVGFVLTMANFSFFSSLLAFFITSSRLTRWGGAQKKKIDADYKEGGQRNWLQVFCNGGVPAELALLYMIEVGPGEMPIDFSKQYSASWMCLSLLGALACSTGDTWASEVGPVLSQSQPKLITTWQEVPAGTNGGVTTVGLVASFLGGFTVGAAYFVTQLLFLSDLHLSDPQWPIMVYGGVAGLLGSMLDSFLGAHMQYSGFDASIGKVVGYESATTRRICGKPILDNNAVNLFSSVLVALILPGLAWGMWPR